The DNA segment AGCCGCTGCAGGCCCCCCGTGTCGCCGCGCTGCGGGACCGGCTCGCCGACGGCATCGCCGCCCTCGACCCCACCGCCGTGGTGCGCGGCGCGGACCGGCACGCCCCCGGCGCGCGGCTGCCGGGCAACCTGCACGTGACGTTCACCGGCTGCGAGGGCGACTCCCTGCTGTACCTGTTCGACGCCGACGGCATCGCGGTGTCCACCGGGTCCGCGTGCCGGGCCGGGGTCCCCGAGCCCTCGCACGTGCTGTCGGCCATGGCCGTCACCGACGTCGAGGCCCGCGGCGCGCTCCGGTTCTCGCTCGGGCGCACGAGCACCGAGGCCGACGTCGACCGGGTCCTCGCGGTCCTGCCGGCGATCCTCCGCCGCGCCCGCGCCGCCGCGGCACGGGTGAGCGGCGCCGCGGTGACCGTGCCGTGAGGGTGCTCGCCGCCATGTCCGGCGGCGTGGACTCCGCGGTGGCCGCCGCCCGTGCGGTGGACGCCGGGCACGAGGTCGTCGGGGTGCACCTGGCCCTGTCCCGCTCGCCCGCCCAGCAGCGCACCGGTTCGCGCGGCTGCTGCAGCGTCGAGGACGCCGGCGACGCCCGTCGCAGCGCCGACGTGCTCGGCATCCCGTTCTACGTCTGGGACCTCGCCGAGCGGTTCCAGGCCGACGTCGTCGACGACTTCGTCGCCGCCTACGCCGCGGGCCGCACCCCCAACCCGTGCGTGCGCTGCAACGAGCGGATCAAGTTCTCCGCGCTCCTCGACCGCGCCCTCGCCCTCGGCTTCGACGCCGTCGCGACCGGGCACTGGGCCCGCCTGGAGCAGGGCCCGGACGGCCCGGCGCTCTACCGGGCCGCCGACGCCGCCAAGGACCAGTCCTACGTGCTCGCCTCCGTGCCCGCGCAGCGGCTGGCCCACGTCGTCCTGCCGCTGGGGTCAGAGCCGTCCAAGGCAGGCCTGCGCGCCGAGGCCGCCGACCGGGGCCTGTCCGTGGCGGGCAAGCCCGACAGCCACGACATCTGCTTCGTGCCCGACGGCGACACCGCCGCCTGGCTCACCCGCCGCCTCGGCGACGCCCCCGGGCCCGTGGTCGACCGCGACGGCACCGAGGTCGGCCGCCACGACGGCACCCACCGCTTCACCGTCGGTCAGCGCCGCGGCCTGCGGCTGGACCGCCCTGCCGCCGACGGCGCCCCCCGGTACGTGCTGTCCATCAGCCCCGTCGAGCGCACCGTCACCGTGGGCGGGGCGGCCGACCTGCTCGTCGACGAGGTCGTCGGGCAGGACCCCGTCTGGCACCGCACGGCGCCCGCCGCCGGGGCTGCGGTGCACGTGCAGGTGCGCGCCCACGCCGCCCCGGTGCCCGCGCAGGTGCACGCC comes from the Aquipuribacter hungaricus genome and includes:
- a CDS encoding aminotransferase class V-fold PLP-dependent enzyme, which codes for PLQAPRVAALRDRLADGIAALDPTAVVRGADRHAPGARLPGNLHVTFTGCEGDSLLYLFDADGIAVSTGSACRAGVPEPSHVLSAMAVTDVEARGALRFSLGRTSTEADVDRVLAVLPAILRRARAAAARVSGAAVTVP
- the mnmA gene encoding tRNA 2-thiouridine(34) synthase MnmA → MRVLAAMSGGVDSAVAAARAVDAGHEVVGVHLALSRSPAQQRTGSRGCCSVEDAGDARRSADVLGIPFYVWDLAERFQADVVDDFVAAYAAGRTPNPCVRCNERIKFSALLDRALALGFDAVATGHWARLEQGPDGPALYRAADAAKDQSYVLASVPAQRLAHVVLPLGSEPSKAGLRAEAADRGLSVAGKPDSHDICFVPDGDTAAWLTRRLGDAPGPVVDRDGTEVGRHDGTHRFTVGQRRGLRLDRPAADGAPRYVLSISPVERTVTVGGAADLLVDEVVGQDPVWHRTAPAAGAAVHVQVRAHAAPVPAQVHADGDRVVLRPVDRLPAVAAGQTVAVYDGDRVLGAVRAA